Part of the Nicotiana sylvestris chromosome 2, ASM39365v2, whole genome shotgun sequence genome, AATGTAGAACTAATCAAAGTTCCATcttctttttgatgtttttgattttaaatattcttgatCATCCCCCATTCTTTCCATATACTTTTTGTCGTTATTAATGCAATGATGAAATGCAAACAAAATGAACTCCACATTCACATGAAATGCAAGTCGAGTTCCCCATCTCCCAATCATATCTTATATATACACTTCCTCCATTCGAAGCTGAGTCTACGTTATTTATAGCTTTTCTTTCCCACCATGAAGCTATAACATTAAATTACTAAGACACAGATACAActgttttttcttttcattttcttagTTGGGTCGCCGGAACATCAAGATTCCGGTAACCCTCTATAGGAAAGGAATCATTTTGTATATACATATAGAATTCTTTCCTGTCGCCGGGAAATAAACAAAGGTGATGATAAATGGCAAAGGGTCGGAAACTGACCAATAGTAGAAGCGAAATGTTATTAGGAAACTACAGCTACAGAAATGGAAGTGAAACAGTCAATGGTTCCTCAGAACTAGGAGAAGACGATGTCTGGTCAACGATTGATGACGTGGTCAACGGGAATGATCACGGCTCCAGGGGCGAGTGGAGTCCACGCGCCACCGCAGATAGTAACGGTAGCTTTGGTGGATTTAACAGCCGCAAGCAGCCAATCCCACGAGCTGACCACCACAGCCGCCGCCGTCAGGTGGGGGGCTTGTCATTGGCGTTTGATGATTCAGGTAAAATGGCATCTTCTCGGATCTTGCACCAGTTTCGCGGACAAGACGCGCCATCCCCACGTGCGTGCCACATGGCCACCTCGGCCCCAGTGAATGTCCCTGATTGGTCCAAGATATACCGAGTTAACTCGGTCGAGTCATTACACGACTCGGATGATTGCGTCGACGATCATGACTCGGAGATGGTTCCGCCGCACGAATACGTTGCTAGGAGCCGAAACTTGGCATCCCACTCGGTGTTTGAAGGCGTTGGACGAACGTTAAAGGGTCGAGATTTGAGTCGGGTCCGAGATGCTGTATGGAGTCAGACCGGGTTTGATGGCTGAGTTCACCAATGAATTAGTAATTGGTTTTTGATTAAACAGTTCTATAAGTAGTAGCTGTTGGAGAAAAAAGAGGCGATTTGCTAGATAAATTTTTGGTCCTTGGGCAATGATTCAGTTTGAATGAATACAAACTCAGTGAGTCAATCAGCTGGGATTGAGTCCAAGTTTAATTAATCTATTGTTTTTTCTTATTACTTTTTATTGATATAATCCCTCAATTTGATATGTACTTTTACTATGTTGGATTTTAGCAAAATGTTCTTTTGTCATTTTCAGATGTCAAATATGGTGAAATTTTGAGTGCAAAGGATGTTGTCCCACTGAATAGTGACTGGATAATAAATTTCAGGTCTTCATCACATCTCTATTAGTCCCACAAAGTTGCTGCAATTGGTTTATGGTTACTATTCGAATATCAGTAACTATTTGATAAGATTCAATGTTTATAATACGTTTTTAATGAAATTGATAAATAAAAAGGTTCGATTTTTATAACAACTTTTGAATGAAAATATGAAATTGTTTAATTAGTTTCCCTTGTAAAATGGTTGTGATAGCTCTCTATATATAAAAAGGTTAATTTGCTATCTGCTTAAACAAGTGATACATAGTATAGGTAGAACGTCCTCATCATTTTGGTTTAGATGTTGACGTAAGATTCCAAGTCCTTTGGAGGGAAACgcttggattttcttttttgcCTTTTGATATTTCATTACCCATGCCTAGGCTGTTGGGTTGCTACTCTTTTATTTCAATCCTGAGTTTTGTTTGTTTATGTTGAAGTCAATTATACTTAACGAAAATTAGCTACCGTTTCGTCATAGATTTcctaatttattttgaaaaatctgatttgggtgaagtttggtttgaagataaaAATATGTTTGGACATAcgttttcaaaatatatttcccaaatttattttgaaaaaatatgtATATTCTTAGTGTTTGTAAAGGTTTTGGCCCAAAACTAGCTCAATAACTAGTTTTGGGATTTgagattttgccaaaatataggcaaaatctatggccaaacatgTGTTTGCCAAATAAAATCCAAGTTTATTTTGGCAAAATTTATGGCTAAAGGGGTCCTTAGTTAACTTTGCCTTTGAGAGTTGCGCTaggtaggggtgtacatggaccgggttggttcgatttttatcaaaactaaaccaaaccaactatatcggtttggattggttcggttttgtcagATTTTCGggttttttgttacatgaatattaattcaatcttactttgttaaaattatagataaagctttgataagcgaatatatgtttagtaaatatgaaaaaaaaaatgacaaacatatgatctattaaaatattctaatgggagaatttttttagtaacacatgatagttatttttcgTAGTCGTCTAataataatttttcgttaatttacgctttcaaggttaatacatgagaggaccccaaatatttctacattttctaaagaaaattcactataaagtcttaaaaatataaataaaatttatatatttatatgtcggtttggtttggtttttcggtttggtgcggttttccggttcggtttgaacacccctagCGCTAGGTAAACCATCAGCTTAATTAGACAACATATTTAAGGCTTAAggcaaaaattaaaattatattatattTCCTTAGAGATATGATCATTAGCCATGTACAAAGAAATTTAAgtacgaaaatgacaaaaatctCTAGCTTTTAATTAGACAACCATTTTGAAAGTTTAAGGCAATAAAAGGGCAAGAATTCAAAAGGAGACTTTAGCCTGTTTGGCCATAagaattttttcactttttttttcgaatttcttttacttttttccgAAATTAGTATTTAGTcataaaatttttgattttcacttgaagatgaattttaaaatttttcgaaaatttgaaaaactccaaaagacagttttttaaaattttcactcagatcactcacaaaaattcaa contains:
- the LOC104233638 gene encoding protein S40-5-like; this encodes MAKGRKLTNSRSEMLLGNYSYRNGSETVNGSSELGEDDVWSTIDDVVNGNDHGSRGEWSPRATADSNGSFGGFNSRKQPIPRADHHSRRRQVGGLSLAFDDSGKMASSRILHQFRGQDAPSPRACHMATSAPVNVPDWSKIYRVNSVESLHDSDDCVDDHDSEMVPPHEYVARSRNLASHSVFEGVGRTLKGRDLSRVRDAVWSQTGFDG